Below is a window of Apodemus sylvaticus chromosome 5, mApoSyl1.1, whole genome shotgun sequence DNA.
AGATAAAAGGGCATTCGTAATGACAGAGTGGGAACTGTTAAGACTTGGTGtcaggcagggcagtggtggcacattcctttaatcccagcacttgggaggcagaggcaggcagattttctgagtccgaggccaacctggtctacagagtgagttccaggacagccaggactatacagagaaatcctgtcccaggaacccccacccctcaccccaatAAAAGGGACTTGGTGTCAGACAAGTCTCTTTAAATCCCACTCTGTTTGCTGTGTGACTTGGGCAAACGTTTCCTTGCCCATCTGCAATATCGGACTGTTGGTATTAGGTGGTAAACTGTTTAAAGAGCCTGCCTGTGCTTAGGGTTCAGTCTAGCGGAGGGAACTTGACGAGTTGATTTACCTTTCCAATCCCTTTCATCCACTGGAGAGGGAGCAGGATAATCCTGTCGTGTCACCTATAGTAAAATGATAAAAGGCCCAGAGGGGTTTAGGAATAAGAAAATGCTTTGTAGGGCATAGTGGAAGCCTAAGAGATCGCTAAGAGGAGAGACAGTGATAGTTGATAATGAGCAAAGGTCTTGGTTCAGGAGACCTGGGATGAGTCCTTGCGTTTGCTACTATTGTTGGCATTAGCCTTTGGGTAACTAATTCTGTGGAAAGAGACAGTAGTAGTATTGTGAGATCGTTGATGTTAAAGGCCTCTGCAGGCTGAAGTATGGCACAGATATTTAGTATTTAGTAGTGCTCTGTCAACAGTAAGTATTGCAAACATACCAGATGCTGAGTAGTGGCACCATCCTTCTTGTAAGGGCGTATGGGAATCAGGCTTTGTTGCAGAGTGGTCTGATGTACACAGCCTGAGTTCCACCTCAAGGTCCAGCCAACAGCTTGGGGAGGATGAgggttttttttactttattttatttatttatttatttatttatttatttatttatttaattttggttgaGGTGATTCATTTCTGCCCTTATAGTGCAAAAGCAATCCTGAACAATATGCCAGAAAATAGCTGTGAACTGTTTCAATAAGGCTGTATTTACTAAAGCAGATGCCTGACCTGTAGAGCCATAGTTTGCTAAGTATACTTTCTAGATTTGATTCTTGCCATCGAGACATGCTACTGCCTCAGGCAACTTCCCTAAACTCTTGCATCTTTTGTAAAAGGAGACTAATAGTCCTTCCCCATATACCACGAGGTTCCAATGAGATCCCATAGTGGATGCATGTGACTAGACCATGTTGTCTTCTGTGCTCCTGGAAGAACGCTCGTGCCATCAGCTGTTTGCTAGGTTCCTGGCTGTGCAGAGACACGGCTCTAGCATATTCCCTTTGTGATTCCCCTTCAGATCCTGGGCTTTTCCACCCCGCCAGGCCGGCTCTCAATGATGTCCTTCGTCCTCAACGCCCTCACCTGGTGAGTATCACCAGCTCTGCTAGTCATcctttggggtctaacttcctaaATTTAAACATGAGGCAGGTTGGCACTTCTTGGGAGTAGTAAGATGTGTCAAGAGCGTGTTTCTGTGGCCCCCTGGCCCTGTCATGACCTCCATTGTCTTTCTGCATTAGGTGCAGAGCTAACTGTCactgtgtatgtgcctggtggCAGACTTTAATGTGGTATGAGTCGGGGAAGAATCAGGCCAGGCAGCAGGAGATTGGCTTATATTCTTGTTCTGTGCCGTTGCTTGAGTTACTTCCCTCCTGGCCCCAAGCTCCTTGTGTTGGACCAGGGGTTGAACTTGTTAGCATCCTAGGTCACTCATAACCAACCATTGCTCATCTTTTAAGGATCAGTTTAGCATAGTAGGGACCAAGATCTTAGACTTTAGAGCAGACTCACTTGGCTTTGAACCTTACCACTGGTGTAGTGACTTTGGACAGTTTATCTGTAGTTTGCTCATCAGTCAAGTGGGGCGAATCCAGTCACTTACCTCAGAGTTATAAAATGCTGTTAATTCATAGGAAGTACTTAAAACAATGTCTTGTCCTTTATATTCTGACTTTACAGTGACAGTGGGGAAATGTACAGATTTCTGGCTTTTCTTGAATTGTGGGGAAATGGGTTGAATCCAGGCTATGGTAAGATTCACCTAGATGCAAATAGCTTTTGTCTGATTTTACATAGACCATGCATACTTTCCAGTACCCAGCAGTCTGGGTACTGGGTAATTCCTGGGTAGCTGTTTGTCATCAAACTCTGcaccccacctctctctgtcAGATCCACTCTTGATGTTACCCAGTAGGTGTCTCTAGGCATCTGATAGGATGACCTTGCTTCTCTTACTGTGATTGCTTCTGACCACATGGCGTCATCCTAACTGTCCCTTCCCCAGCAACCTGATGTAAGGGCAGGGCAACCCAGTGACAACTCGCTGCTCTCCTCTCCCCACAGTGCCCTGGGCTTGCTGTACTTCATCCGGCGAGGGAAGCAGTGCCTGGATTTCACTGTCACTGTGCATTTCTTTCACCTCCTGGGCTGCTGGTTCTACAGCTCCCGTTTCCCCTCGGCGTTGACCTGGTGGCTGGTCCAAGCTGTGTGCATTGCACTCATGGCCGTCATCGGGGAGTACCTGTGCATGCGGACGGAGCTCAAGGAGATACCCCTCAGCTCGGCCCCTAAATCCAATGTCTAGAGTTGGGCCCTTTGGACACTCTGCTGGCACTTGGGCCCCATTGCCTGGGGCTGCTCAGATCTCCAGATGCGGTCTGGCCCAAGTCTGAGAGGAACCCTGGAAATGTGAAGTCTGTTGGAGAGATAGTGAGGCCCCGTCATAAAGGCAGGTAGCAGCCATGATCACAGAGGCAAGGATGGCCTCTCCTTGCCAAAGCCTTGATATCTGAAGGCCAGTAAGGGACCTCATGGAGGGTAGTGACAGATTTGGAACCATGTCACATGAGCCATCATACTGTCACCAGcctgttattttaaaaagaaaaaaaaaatcaaggatatCTGATTGGAATAAACCACTCTTCTCGTTGTCTGTCTTACGCCCTGTGACAGCTGGTACCTTTGCCATGTTGCCAAACCACAGGGAGTCTGTGTGGAGAAAATTTGATTTCTGGATCCATAGGCACAGAAAAAGATGTAGGTATGAAGTGCTAGGCTGCTGACAGAGGACGGCAGAAAGCACAAGAAAGAGGGAGCACAAGAAAACTGCATGGCTGTGCCCTgttagacacacacactcacttgtgtgtgtgtttgtatgtgtgtgtgtgtgtgtgtgtgtgtgtgtccaagaaCCCATGACTGACTTCCTCCAGTTCCCTGTATGGACTCTGCCTTGCTGCTGGTTCTCAGACAGCAGGtcacaggacagagaagatggCAGCATCCCTCCCAGCTTAGCTTCATAATAGCCACGGTCTGCGCTCTAGAAATGACCAGGCAGCCAGCTTCTGGACCTCAGTTGTGGCAAGAGTTTCTGTTTGCTGTctcttttgagttctgtgaaggGGAGGGCATTTTAATGGTGCTGGAGGGCTCTGCTAAGGCCTGAGCTTGCTTCCGAGTGGTTTTCTCTGAGGGCCAGCAGCTCTCCTTCCCAGGCACATAAATACACGATTTTCCACACTTTGGCTTGTGCTTGTGTTATTGTGGGACCTAGAGAGATCAGCTGTGCACAAGAGCTAGAAATAACTACTAGTCCTTTCCTGGGCCTCAGAATTATTTCTCCAGGTAAAATACTAAATGCCAGAGTAAGTGTGGTAGCACCTGCTTGCCCTAagacttgggagactgaggaagggggatcctgagtttgagaccaacctgggcaACATGACAAGCTCAGGGATTAGAGTgaatccctgtctcaagaaaacaagcaaaatactttatccttccctccacctgcctctacgACACCTGGTGTAAACTGCTACCATCCCCCAGCCTCCCCTCCAGACGTACGCACTTGTGACACCTGAACGTGTACTGTGGCATACATTTTTTGTGAAGCctttgttctggttttttttttttttttttttttttttttttttttttttggtttctggaGCTTGTCCAAGATAGCTGAGTATCATAGCTCAGGTGAGTTTTGCTTCCTGCACAGGgagcccttcttgcctcttggCTCTCCGCTCTGTGGAGCAGGGAGTCAGAGCTGGCAGAATGAGAGTCTGAGACTGAAAGCACCTGGGCAAAGGCTAGGTGAGCTAGGGTGAGGCCTGGGGGGAACCCAGGGCTGTGGACACACAGGCTGCAGGCTCGGGCCCAGCTGTGTTGGTGGGTCTCCTCCTTAACACGGAATCTGAAGGCATGTGACTGCAGTGAGCCCTTTAGGCAGTTGAGTGTGGCTGCTGCCCCCTTAAGCTGTGGAGTCTTTTGCTCCAGGCAGGAACATCTCTTAGTGGTTTCTCTGAATGGCTGTGCCAGCTTTTCCTGCATaggttatgtttgtttgttttgttttattttttttaaataagaaacttGTGTCCTTTGACTGCTAATTTGATTTTTGGAAATTACAAAATTATTAAAGGAAccaagatgatatttttttttttttttcaagacagggtctctctgtgtaaccctggctgtcctggaatttactctgtagaccaggctggcctcaaactcagaaatctgcctgcctctgcctcccagtgctgggattaaaggcgtgcgccaccaccgcccagcttaaatttctttttatccCAGTAATATGATGACTGAGCTGAGAAGCagctaattaaaaattatataacattCCCCAGAGGGCAGGGAGACAGGTGTCTCCACAGCTAGCTAGGTAGCCTGCCTAGCTGAAGTGACAAGTTTCCAGTTGAGTGAGATTCCTGTCTTGAGACAGGAGGCAGATGCTGACGGGAAAAATGTATGTCCTGCACTGGGCCCCAAATGTGCCCATACCCACATTCAACCTATAGACACAATATGCATATAACACACAGAGTTCTATAACCTTAAGATGTGTGCAGTTTCTGAAGCAACAGTGAATGGTTTATAGAGATGGGCGCCAGTCCTCAGTAGCAATAATAGTTCATCATTTTAATAAGCTCATCTACGGGGTGCTTAACAAGTGGCTGTCTCTTCTAATGAGACAACCTCAGCTGGAAGCCCCATCATCTGTgtcttacagatgaggaaactgtggAGCTTGTCAGCCTCGGGATTTGGGTTGTGGAGGTGGCTTTGGGCTCATGCGATAGAGGTCGTAAGTAGGATGTGTGAGTGCTGGTTAGCCTTACCGGCAGACCTTCAGATCTCATCACTGTATCACTCTAGATTAGGTTGAATATAGCTTTAAAAGCATCACTAGCTATTCAAGAAAAATGGATAGGCAGTGCACAAGGACCACAGGTTAACGAGTGATGTAGGAATGTATGCCATGTGTTTATTTCCAGAGGAGGGAGGCTGCAATCTAAAACAAACCTCCTCTGGAGACCTGAAGTCTTGACCCTGCTTCTCCCTTCACTCCACTAACATCTGAGTTCAAGAGATGTGTGGAGACTTGTGCACTTGCCGCTCAAAACAGTTAACCCCAAAAGACGGGCCCTGGTGGGGTGGAGTATGACTCAGCCTGTTTTCATCGACTACATGGAAGTCAGAATGCACTGGCAGACATCTTGGAGGGAGGGGTTTAAGGGAAGGCCCAAGGTCCTCCTAGGTCCTGATGGGATCATGATTCATAAAGGCTCTCCTGGAAGCTGagtctcttgggctctcctctgtGGCTTTGGGGTAACTTCCTTTTGACCAAAGAGCAGTCAGAGACCAAACATCACAGCTTGTAGGAGAGTGAGTGTGGTGTCAGGAGAGGGGCGTGGGAGCTGAGTGTCCCAGCACATCCTACTCAGTGATGCTACCGGCTGGAGGACTAGGACACCGCAGTGGGGTGATTGAGTAGAGGTCAGCTTGGCTGGCAGGAGATTGTGTCTCATACTCTATCCCCAGCCCCTGTGAAAGATAATGCTGCAGTGTCTCCATGTAACTGTCTTTAGATGGTGCAGTGTCAGTGTGGTGGTGAGCATACAGTATTGTTCAGGGTACAGGAAAGCCTACAGATTCAGTGTGGAGGGACATCTTCATCAAGTATTTCTcatctatagctgcatgaacccAAGTATGTGTGCAAGGCTCAGGACCATGGAGGGCAGATTGTACTCATTTCTTTGGATTATTTCGAGAATCTCATGAGATACCACATGTAGACAGATCTGGAAAGTAGGAAATGGCCAATGATTCTAGAAATTAGCAGGCTCCCTCCTACGtacccattttacagaagaggaGACTCTTTTTACCAGTCTGCCTTACCCTGCTCATAAATAGTCTCACTTactccacagagagagagagaccacaaaGGTGTTAACACTTTTCAGCTCAACAACACACAACTCAGATTCCAAACGTGATCCAGATAACTGGGGTATCTCAGAAAACCAGTGGCTAGTTCCTTATTTGCAGACAGTTAGGTAGCAGCTCATGAGGGAGAAACAGAACCAAGCCTGGGGTATTATGGCACAGAACTGTGAGGGAAGTTTAGGTGAAGGCTAAAGTCCTTCAGAACCCCACAAACTCACTTTCCACACAAGCTTTATTTACTTCAAAACCTCTAGATGGATGTCAGTGGTACCCCCAccctctttttgagacaaggtctcactatgtagccttggcaaGTGCTATCTCTATAAACCGGGGTGACCTTGGACTTAAGGGGATCCCTCTATCTCTGTTTCCCAAACACTAGGATTAAAGGTCCCACCTCTCCCAGCTAGTGTgccttaaaaaacacagaaaccaTTGAATAGtgagatggtggcacacacctttagtcccggcacccaggaggcagaagctggcaggtctgggggtgggggtggggggcagcctgctctatagagtgagttcaatACCATTTCTGGGATACTCTTTTCTCTAATAGTGGATCTTACCAAACCCAGAAGCAGCTCAGACTTAAATTACAGACAGGAAAGGGGGCAGTGGGATGTAAGCAGGATGCAGTCACAAATGTCCAGGGCTTGGGGACAAGGCCAAGTTGGCAGAAGTTCTGTTGGGAGGCAGAAGTTGTGCCTCCCGCCAGGCCATGGCGGACCTCAGCCTCTGCACACAGGCCTCAGCGCAACTCCTCTCCTGGGCCCAGGCTATAGCTTGTCCACCTCAGCCAGGCCTTCTCCGCTGGGGCCTGTACTTGAGTCCCTCTCTGAACAGGGTGCCATGAAGACAGAGCTTGTGCCCTGACCACCCACTGAGGGATGCTGATCTGAGGTCCCAGGTTGATAAACAGGTTGGAAAGAGATTGAAGAGAGGTTATTTACCCAGGTTGATGGGATTCAAAATGGAGGCCACTGAGCAAGAAAATAGCTGGAGAGGAGTGactggggaggaggcagggggtgaTATACAGGAAGGCCACACAGAGTGCTCAGATGCCCCTGGGCTCCACCCAtaagcagcagcagtagagtggGACACTCCTGATGCCACCAGCTGACACTTGTTCTCTAATAGAAATGGCAGTGCCGGGCCCAGTAGGAGGCGGCAGTGTGAGGGGAAGTGAGGTTGtcctcccatccctctccctcccaaagGAGATCTCATCATTGTTGCCTGCCTCTCCAGAGGGCTCTGTGGGCCTTTCCTGTGGTGACGCGGAAGCTGGGTGCCTCACCTGAGGGCACATCGAAGCCAGCTCCAGGGGAATATAAGAAGGGCTATAGTCTTTGGAGGAGATCTGGGTTCCTCTGACTCATCTCCTCAGTTGTATGTGCAAGGCCTGTGGTTCCTGTTGACAACTGGTGACACAGATGAGATCAGTCAGACAGGGCTCAGGCTCAAGGGTGATCGTATGTTAGACCTGAGCTGTGGGACACTGCCTATCCCACCTGTCCTGGGTTTCCCATGATCTTTGACCAAGGTTACAGTGGTTGGACAGGATCCATAATCTGTGACCCAGGAGGCCCAGTTATTAACATCACAAGCACTGATAATCAGTGGGGAGCTGGATTTTGGGAAGACCATTGGCCAAGGCAGGCTCCCCGTATGACTTTCTCCTCGTAGGAAAATGGGATAGAAAGAAACCAGGAGACCAAAGGTAGATTTTGCTCTGGCGCCTCCTTTCTGAACCAGCCCAGGCGTGGCGCCTGCTGTAGAGGCATATAAGTTTCTGCCTCTCCTTGGATTGCAGGACCATTATGAGGCACCTGTACCCAGGAGACAAGTGGTCTCTGACTTCATAGAGGAAGTGTGCACTGCTCAAAGGGTGGGGGGCTTAGGGGAAGGTGAAGGACACAGCTTGGTAGGTTTTCTGTTCTGCTTTTACAAAATGACCTTAGGAGCCAGCCGAGGGTGGAGGAGGATAGCCGACTCAAGACACACCCCCCAACCTCCTCCCTGCACCTCCCCAGGATACCTTTACTCCATGTTTATGTGATTGTCAGCCTCAGAGAGGCAGAGTCTGTAGCGCCATAGGGGAGATTTTATTTGTAGACTTGCGACTTTCTTGCCTATCCCTTTCACTAAGCTGATAGCACGATCTCTACTTCTTTTCTTACACTTCAAGTTCCCATCCAGTGTTACACACCACCTGAAAGCAGAGAGATTCATGTTAGTTATGAAAACCGCCCCTAGAGGGCGCTGTTATTCAGTGACTAGGCTCAGAGCCTGGGCGCTTTGGTTTTGTGGCAAGTTGGAACGATCTGGTTTTCCCAATGGGAAATGCATTAGCATGGACTTCAGGATTCAGTCAGCCTCTTC
It encodes the following:
- the Sys1 gene encoding protein SYS1 homolog isoform X2, yielding MAGQFRSYVWDPLLILSQIVLMQTVYYGSLGLWLALVDALVRSTPSLDQMFDAEILGFSTPPGRLSMMSFVLNALTCALGLLYFIRRGKQCLDFTVTVHFFHLLGCWFYSSRFPSALTWWLVQAVCIALMAVIGEYLCMRTELKEIPLSSAPKSNV